In Silene latifolia isolate original U9 population chromosome 3, ASM4854445v1, whole genome shotgun sequence, a single window of DNA contains:
- the LOC141649263 gene encoding protein FAR1-RELATED SEQUENCE 3-like, translated as MKKRPGKIGSMLYRETNFMKELCSCLWAEDIEPAEFEEQWCSVISSYALTKHEWLTSMFDMRASWIPAYFRNLFLGGLMRTTSRSESENSFFGNFMNPNLTSVEFLMRFESAMDAPRWKQPKLIVESKNSFPSLETPHSLENHASVFYTPIIFSEFQVEWNASCFTCGVKVLGVDTTDNMPIHDRERNKEQGFEKVPNHYLLSRWSKLALCQPLCAEQNPQYIDELMDILKGFKDKMLSESSSSQCSSGVTCEKSRNKNKELKMLLGTKIPTEVTILNPIQSKTKRSGKRMVSQKDKVVQEHKKAPRKCNAYGELGFHDSRNCPGRA; from the exons atgAAAAAACGACCTGGTAAGATTGGATCTATGCTTTATAGAGAAACAAACTTCATGAAAGAGCTATGTTCATGTCTATGGGCAGAAGACATTGAGCCGGCTGAGTTTGAGGAACAGTGGTGTTCTGTTATATCCTCATACGCGTTAACTAAACATGAATGGCTAACTTCGATGTTTGACATGAGGGCATCCTGGATCCCAGCATATTTCAGAAATTTGTTTTTAGGTGGACTAATGAGGACAACATCTAGATCTGAGTCCGAAAATAGCTTTTTTGGAAATTTCATGAATCCAAACTTAACATCGGTGGAGTTTTTGATGAGATTTGAAAGTGCTATGGATGCTCCAAGATGGAAACAGCCAAAATTAATTGTTGAATCCAAAAATTCCTTCCCTAGTCTAGAAACACCTCACTCTTTAGAGAATCACGCTTCTGTGTTCTACACTCCTATCATATTTTCTGAATTTCAGGTCGAGTGGAACGCTTCCTGTTTTACTTGTGGTGTTAAAGTTTTAGGGGTTGATACAACAGACAACATGCCCATCCATGATCGTGAGAGAAATAAG GAACAAGGATTCGAAAAAGTGCCAAACCATTATTTGTTAAGTAGGTGGAGCAAATTGGCTCTATGTCAGCCACTTTGTG CAGAACAGAACCCGCAGTATATCGATGAGTTAATGGACATACTTAAAGGTTTCAAGGACAAGATGCTCTCAGAAAGTAGTTCGTCTCAATGTAGTAGTGGTGTCACATGTGAAAAGTCCAGAAACAAAAATAAGGAGCTTAAAATGTTGTTAGGTACAAAGATACCGACTGAAGTTACAATCTTAAATCCTATACAATCAAAGACTAAGAGGTCTGGAAAACGAATGGTATCCCAAAAGGATAAAGTTGTGCAAGAACATAAGAAAGCGCCGAGAAAATGTAATGCTTATGGTGAATTAGGATTCCACGATAGTCGGAATTGTCCTGGGAGAGCATGA